In the Caballeronia sp. M1242 genome, TACGTACTTTTGTCACGCGGTTTGGAGAGACACGGGTCATGCGTTCGTCGTAACTTCCCATCTATTCGGCCGGCTCACGCTTTGACGATCGCCCGGACGCACTGTTCAAATCGATCTCGTCGCTCGAAGACGAAATGCTGCCTCGCGCCTCTTCTGCGAGCTTCTCATATCGCTTCCGAAACGCGATCAATTGCTTCTCATCCAACTCCTCCAGATCCAGCAACGCATTATGCGCACGCTCCGTCGCGCGTATGAGTTCATCGAGCTTGATCTGCATGGCCGCCGTGTCGCGGTTCTGCGTGTTCTGAATCAGAAAGACCATCAGAAACGTGACGATGGTCGTCGAGGTATTGATGACGAGTTGCCACGTATCGCTGAAGTGAAAGAGCGGCCCGGAGACTGCCCACGCGATGACCAGCACGACCGCGATGACGAACGTCGACGCCCGGCCCGTGATTTGCGACAGCGCATTGGAGAATCTGAGGAACCAAGACTTTTTCATCGCGCGTCTCCTGTGAGCGTCGTTGATTAGAATGATGCCTGTGAGCCCCAAAATCAAACATCCCTCCATCGACTTCTCCGCCGCATCGGAAGAAGTCGCGCGCCGCCTGATCGGCGCCATCTTCACCGTGGACGGCGTCGGCGGGCGCATCGTCGAAACCGAAGCCTATGACCGCGAAGATCCGGCCTCGCACACGTTCTCCGGCCCCACCCCGCGCAACGCGTCCATGTTCGGGCCGCCCGCGCATGCTTACGTCTATCGGTCGTACGGCATCCACTGGTGCCTGAACTTCGTGTGCCGCGAAGCAGGCCACGGCGCGGGCGTGCTGATTCGCGCGATCGAGCCGCTGACCGGCATCGACGTCATGCGCGAGCGGCGCGGCGTCGAACCGGTCAAGCTGCTGTGTTCGGGGCCGGGGCGGCTCGCGCAGGCGCTCGGCATCACGCACAAGGATAACGGCGCGTCGCTGCTCGAAGCGCCGTTCGATATTCAGCCGCCCGACGAGGCATGCGATGTCGTCACCGGTCCGCGCATCGGCATCAGCAAGGCGATGGATGTGCCGTGGCGCTTCGGGCTTGCCGGATCGAAGTTCGTCAGCAAGCCCTTTCCCAAGGCGTGATCAGTCAGCCGGGCGCAGCTTTCGCACTTCTTCGTCCGAGGGCTGGACGCTCGCGCCGTCGATATAGCGGAACGACGTCATCACGCCCTTGCCGTCCTTCCGCGCCGTGACGCCGACATAAGCGCCCATCGTCGATTGGTTGTCCTGCTTGCGATAGACGATCGGACCGAACGGCGTGTTCACCGGCAAGCCCTTGAACGCGGCGGCGAGCTTGTCCGCGTCCGTGCTGCCTGCTTTCCTGAGGCCATTGGCGAGCGACATCATCGCCGTATATCCGACGACCGAGCCCAGGCGCGGATAGTCGTGATACTTCGCTTGATAAGCCGCGACGAACTGCTTGTTAGCCGGGGTGTCGATGGCATACCACGGGTAGCCCGTGACGATCCAGCCGACCGGCGCTTCCGCCCCGAGCGGATCGAGATAATCGGGCTCGCCGGTCAGCAGCGACACCACCGCGCGATCCTTGAAGAGCCCGCGCGTATTGCCCTCGCGAACGAACTTGCCGAGGTCCGCGCTGAAGAGCACATTGAAGATGGCGTCGGGCTTCGCATCGGCCAGCGCCTGCGTGACGGCGCCTGCATCGACACTGCCGAGCGGCGTCGCCTGTTCCGCGACGAACTCGACATCGGGCTGCGCGGCCTTCAGCAAGCGCTTGAATGTCGCCACGGCCGACTGACCGTACTCGTAGTTCGGATAGACGAGCGCCCAGCGCTTCTTCTTGAGCTTCGCCGCTTCGGGGACGAGCATCGCGACCTGCATATACGTCGATGGCCGAAGGCGATACGTGTATTTGTTGCCGTCCTGCCAGACGATCTTGTCGGTGAGCGGCTCGGCGGCGAGGAAGAAAATGTGGCGCTGCTTCGCGTAGTCCGCGAGCGCGAGGCCCGTGTTCGACAGATAACCGCCGAACAGGAGCTTCACCTGCTCCCGCGAAACGAGTTCCTGCGCGACACGCACGGTATCGCCGGGATTGCCGTTGTCGTCGCGTGAAACGACTTCGAGCTTGTTGCCGTTTATGCCGCCTGCCGCGTTGATCTGTTCGAGCGCGAGATTCCAGCCGTTCCTGTAGGGCATGAGAAACGCGGGTTGCGCCTTATAGCTGTTGATCTCGCCGATCTTGATGCTGTCCGCGTGTGCGGCGCACGTCGCGACGGCCGCAAGCGCTGCCACGCTCGCGCGCAGCACTTTTCCTGCTTGATGAATCATCGATGCTTCTCCTCTAACGATATGCTTCAGGCTCAAACGCCCAGATAAGCGCGGCGAGCGGCATCGTCGCGAACGAACGCCTGCATCGCTCCGGCATGGCGAACCTGGCCTTTCTCCAGCACGACCACGCGGTCGCTGACGAGTTCGGCGAAGTGCAGGTTCTGCTCCGATAACAGGACAGCGAGCCCTTCGCGCTTCAGTCGCAGAATCATATCGGCCATTTGCTCGACGATGACCGGCGCCACGCCTTCCGATGGCTCGTCCAGCAACACGACGCGCGGATTGCCCATCAGCGTGCGCGCCACGGTCAGCATCTGTTGCTCGCCGCCGCTCATGCGGCTCGCGCGACGCTCGCGCATTTCGCCGAGATTCGGAAAGACGCGAAAGAGCGTGTCCGGCGTCCATCGCGGCGCGCCTTCGCGCGGCGGCTGGCGGCCCGTCTCCAGATTCTCCACGACGGTCAGGTCGCCGAAGATGCGGCGATCTTCCGGCACATAACCGAGCCCGCGACGCGCGATGCGATACGGCGCCATGCCCGATATGTTCTCGCCCATGAACATGACTGTGCCGGTCACGCGCGGCAGCAGGCCCATGATGGCTTTCATGGTCGTGGATTTGCCCGCGCCGTTGCGGCCCATCAACGCGACGACTTCGCCCTGCCCCACTTCGAACGCGACGTCGAACAGAATCTGCGCGCGGCCATAGAACGCATTCAGCGCATCGATACGCAAGAGTGTCATCGCGCGGCTCCGTCGATCGAAACAGCGCGCGGCGCATACGATGCCCCCGTGCCCAGATAGACCTCGCGCACGCGGGCGTCGTTGCGGATCGCATCGGCGTCGCCTTCCGCGATCAACTGGCCTCGCGCCAGCACCACCAGCTTATCGGCATGTTCGAACACCACATCCATGCTGTGTTCGGTGAAAAGCACGCCCATGTTGCGCTCTTTGGCAAGACGCGCGGTGAGCGTCATCAGCGCGTTGCGTTCCTCGGGCGCCATGCCCGCCGTGGGCTCGTCCATCAGCAGCAGCTTCGGGCGGTTGGATAGCGCCATCGCCAGTTCCACGCGCTTCACGTCGCCGTAAGCGAGCACCGCGCAACTGCGCCGCGCGTGCGCCGTCATGCCGACGAGATCGAGCAAGGCCATGGCGTCGTCTTCATTCGATGACGCCACGCGAGAGAAGAAGCCGAACGTGCGCCGCTCATGCGAGAGCAACGCCATCTGCATGTTTTCGAGCACCGTCATCGAATTGAACGTAGCGGCCACCTGAAACGTCCTGCCGACGCCCTGCCGCCAGATATCGCGCGGACGTCTTCCCGTGATGTCGTGGCCGTCCAGATGGATGCTGCCCGACGTGGGCTTGAGTTGCCCGTTGATCATGTTGAAGCACGTCGATTTACCGGCTCCGTTAGGGCCGATCAACGCGAGGAGTTGCCCTGCTTCGACGGAGAACGACACGTCGTCGACGGCCTTCACGCCGTCGAAGGACTTGGAGAGCTTGTCGATGCGCAGGAGCGTCATTGCGCCTCCGTGAACCGGTCACGCACGAAGCCTGCGATGCCTTGCGGAAACGCCACGACGAGCACGAGAATGGCGGCCCCGAGCAGCGCTTGCCAATAGTCGGTCTGCCGCGCCACCGTGTCTTGCAACCACGTGAACACCGCCGCGCCGACGATGGGGCCCGCGAGCGTCTGAATGCCGCCGAGCAGCACCATCACGAGACCGTCCACGGAGCGACCGACGCTGATGGCTTCGGGCGAGATGTTGCCTTTGGAGAATGCGTATAGCGAGCCGGCGAGCCCGCATACGAGCGCAGCCGCGACGAAGGCGATCCATTGCACGCGAGCGACATCGATGCCGATGGCTTCCGCGCGCAACGGCGAATCGCGGCCCGCGCGCATCGCGAATCCGAGCGGCGCGAAGAGCAGTCGTCGCAAGAGCCATACGCCGGCTATCGCGGCAACGAGCGTGAGGTAGTAAAACGCAACGGGCGATGACAGCCAAGGCGACGGCCACATGCCGAGAAGGCCGTTGCTGCCGCCCGTGACCGCGTCCCACTGATAGACGATCGACCACACGATCTGCGCGAACGCGAGCGTCAGCATCGCAAGATAGACGCCGGATAACCGCACGCAGAACCATCCGAACACGATTGCGCCGATGCCCGCGACGAGTGGCCCGAGCGCGAGTGCCGCTTCCATCGGCAAGGCCAGCGCCTTCAGAAAAAGCGCCGCGCCATAAGCGCCCAGACCGAAATATGCCGCATGTCCGAACGAATGCATGCCGCCCGGACCCATGATGAAATGCAGGCTCGCGGCGAACAGAACGGCGATCAGGATTTCGACGAGCAATACGGGCAGATACGGAAAAGCGCCGGCCGCCAGAGGCGCGAGCGCGAGCACCAAGACCACGATGGCCCAGCCGAGTTTGACGCGGCGCGTTGCGGGAGAAAGCGGCCTGTCCGCAGGCGCGCCGGTTCGTGCAACGGTCTGTGCGCGCCCGAACAAGCCCCACGGACGAAACACCAATACGACGGCCATCAACGCGAATTCGGCGACGAGCGTGAACTTCGACAGCGAGAACGCGATACCGAAGACCGACACTTGCCCGATGCCGATGCACAGTGCCTTGATCTCCGCGATCAGCAATGCCGCGACGAACGCGCCCGGAATCGAGCCCATGCCGCCGACCACGACGACCACGAACGCATTGCCGATGGTGTCGATATCGAGCGAAAGATTCGCCGGCATCCTCGGTATCTGCAGCGCGCCGCCGAGGCCGGCGAGGCATGCGCCCGCGAAGAAGACACTCGTGAACAGCCACGCCTGATTCACGCCTAGCGCGCCGAGCATTTCGCGATCGGCACTCGCAGCCCGCACCAGCGTGCCCCAGCGCGTTCGAGTGAGCGCGTACCAGAGCACGCTGAGCACGAGCGGACCGGCAACGATCAGCACCAGGTCATAGACCGGCAGCGCATGCCCGAGCAATGGCACGGCGCCCGCGAGATACGGCGCGCGTGGTCCGAACAGATCGTCCGGTCCCCATAGGTACAGCGCGGCGTCGCGCAATATCAGCACCAGCGCGAACGTCGCGAGTAAATGGAACAGCTCGGGCGCGCGATAGATGCGCCTCAGCACGCTGACTTCGATGATCGCGCCCAGCGCGCCGACGATCAGCGCCGCGCCGACAATCGACGCCCAGAATCCCATGACGCTCGCCCCGAACCGGCTCGTCAGGCTATAGGCGACATAGACGCCCACCATGTACAGCGAGCCGTGCGCGAAGTTGACGATGCGCGTGACGCCGAAGATCAGCGAGAGTCCCGAGGCGACGAGAAAGAGCGCGCAGGCATCGGCCAGGCCATTGACGAGTTGAACGAGCAGGTTGGCGAACATCGGGCGCGTGACGAGCTTGATTGCTGAAGGGTTGACGGCTAAGGGAGCAAGCGGCGACGAGGCGACATTATCGGTGAATTGCGCGCCCTCTTCCCTGTACGACAAAAAGCTGGCGCCCCGATGACTCGCGCAGTCCCGTCACAAGCCGTTCTCCACCATCGACAAGAGCCGCGCGGCAAGCGGCTCGACCGACTCCGCGCCCAGCCCTTGCAGCGGTCCTTCGATCAGCAGCAGCGCAAAGCCGTGCACCGCGCTCCACGCGAGATATTCCGCGTCCGGCCGCCGCCGCGTATCGAGCGCGCCTGCTTCCACCATCTCGTCGAGCGCGCGGCTCAAGAGTTGGAACGGGTCCAGACCGCTCGGTCCCACGCCGTACGGTTCATCGTGCTCTCTCCACTCCGCCTGCGCCGCAGCGAACGCCGTGCGGAACAAGCCCGTTTCCGCCTGAGCGAAGCGTAGATAGCCCGCGCCGATCGCGCGCAGTCCGGCACGGGCGGCATCGGCGCGGCGGCGTTTCTTCGGGCGAGCGGCCAGTTCTTCTTCCATCGCTTCGGCCACCGACGACAGCGCCGCCGAGCGCACCGCGGACAACAGCGCGTCCCTGTTCTCGAAGTGCCGGTACGCCGCATTCGGCACGACGCCCGCACGGCGCGTTGCTTCGCGCAAGACGATCGCGTCGGGACCGCCTTCGCGGGCGAGCTGAATGCCCGCGTCGATGAGCGCGCGCCGAAGGTCGCCGTGTCTGTAAGTGTTTCGCGGCTTTGTTTTTGTCATGGGATTGCTTGTTATCTCGACGGTGACGGTCGTATGTGGACACTGTCCATTATCTCTGCTATTTTTTGTGGACGCTGTACACAAGTCGAATTTATCGTCGACGGGAGCCAGCATGAACGACGAGAACGATCGTGCGCGTGACGAAGCGCGTATTCGCGAACTGACGGAAGCCTGGCGGCAAGCCGTGCTGGCAAAAGACGCAGCCGCGCTCGTCGCGCACTACGCGGCCGATGTCGTGGTGTTCGACGTCGTGCCGCCCGCTTCGATGACCGGCGTCGAGCGTTATCGCGAGAACTGGCAACGCTGGTTCGACAGCATCAGCGGCCCGCTCGCGTTCGAGATCGTGGACATGCGTATCGCCGTCAGCGGCGAGCTGGCGTATGCGCACTCGCTCAACCGTGTGGCGGCGGGCGGACGCGACGACATCGTGCGCGCGACCGTGTGTTTCCGGAAGATCAACGGCGACTGGCGCGTGGTGCACGAACACGCGTCCGTGCCGCTCATGATGGACATGGACCCCGACGAAGCATCCTGACCGTCCTCACCCAAGGAGCAGACATGACAGTGCAACCGTATCTGTTTTTCGAAGGCCGCTGCGAAGAAGCCGTGTCGTTTTATCGCGAGCATCTGGGCGCGCAGGTGCTGATGACCATGCGTTACCGGGACAATCCCGATGCGGGCAAGCAAGGCGGCAGGGAAGCGGCGAGTGGCTGCAGCATGCCGCCCGGCTCAGAAGACAAGATCATGCATACCGCGTTCACCATCGGCGATTCCACCGTGATGGCGTCCGACGGCATGTGCAGCGGCAAGCCGAATTTTCAGGGCGTTTCACTCTCGCTCACGGCAAACGACGAGCAACAGGCCGAGAAGTACTTCAATGCGCTCGCCAAGGGCGGGCAGGTTCCGATGCCGATGACGCAGACCTTTTTCGCGAAACGCTTCGGCATGGTTCAGGACATGTTCGGCGTGTCGTGGATGGTGCTGGGCGGCGTGGAGCACCAGCCCGCGTGATGGTCGGCGAAAGATGCGGGGCGTAACAGC is a window encoding:
- a CDS encoding DNA-3-methyladenine glycosylase; translated protein: MPVSPKIKHPSIDFSAASEEVARRLIGAIFTVDGVGGRIVETEAYDREDPASHTFSGPTPRNASMFGPPAHAYVYRSYGIHWCLNFVCREAGHGAGVLIRAIEPLTGIDVMRERRGVEPVKLLCSGPGRLAQALGITHKDNGASLLEAPFDIQPPDEACDVVTGPRIGISKAMDVPWRFGLAGSKFVSKPFPKA
- a CDS encoding low affinity iron permease family protein → MKKSWFLRFSNALSQITGRASTFVIAVVLVIAWAVSGPLFHFSDTWQLVINTSTTIVTFLMVFLIQNTQNRDTAAMQIKLDELIRATERAHNALLDLEELDEKQLIAFRKRYEKLAEEARGSISSSSDEIDLNSASGRSSKREPAE
- a CDS encoding nuclear transport factor 2 family protein — protein: MNDENDRARDEARIRELTEAWRQAVLAKDAAALVAHYAADVVVFDVVPPASMTGVERYRENWQRWFDSISGPLAFEIVDMRIAVSGELAYAHSLNRVAAGGRDDIVRATVCFRKINGDWRVVHEHASVPLMMDMDPDEAS
- a CDS encoding VOC family protein gives rise to the protein MTVQPYLFFEGRCEEAVSFYREHLGAQVLMTMRYRDNPDAGKQGGREAASGCSMPPGSEDKIMHTAFTIGDSTVMASDGMCSGKPNFQGVSLSLTANDEQQAEKYFNALAKGGQVPMPMTQTFFAKRFGMVQDMFGVSWMVLGGVEHQPA
- a CDS encoding ABC transporter ATP-binding protein, producing MTLLRIDALNAFYGRAQILFDVAFEVGQGEVVALMGRNGAGKSTTMKAIMGLLPRVTGTVMFMGENISGMAPYRIARRGLGYVPEDRRIFGDLTVVENLETGRQPPREGAPRWTPDTLFRVFPNLGEMRERRASRMSGGEQQMLTVARTLMGNPRVVLLDEPSEGVAPVIVEQMADMILRLKREGLAVLLSEQNLHFAELVSDRVVVLEKGQVRHAGAMQAFVRDDAARRAYLGV
- a CDS encoding ABC transporter permease; this encodes MFANLLVQLVNGLADACALFLVASGLSLIFGVTRIVNFAHGSLYMVGVYVAYSLTSRFGASVMGFWASIVGAALIVGALGAIIEVSVLRRIYRAPELFHLLATFALVLILRDAALYLWGPDDLFGPRAPYLAGAVPLLGHALPVYDLVLIVAGPLVLSVLWYALTRTRWGTLVRAASADREMLGALGVNQAWLFTSVFFAGACLAGLGGALQIPRMPANLSLDIDTIGNAFVVVVVGGMGSIPGAFVAALLIAEIKALCIGIGQVSVFGIAFSLSKFTLVAEFALMAVVLVFRPWGLFGRAQTVARTGAPADRPLSPATRRVKLGWAIVVLVLALAPLAAGAFPYLPVLLVEILIAVLFAASLHFIMGPGGMHSFGHAAYFGLGAYGAALFLKALALPMEAALALGPLVAGIGAIVFGWFCVRLSGVYLAMLTLAFAQIVWSIVYQWDAVTGGSNGLLGMWPSPWLSSPVAFYYLTLVAAIAGVWLLRRLLFAPLGFAMRAGRDSPLRAEAIGIDVARVQWIAFVAAALVCGLAGSLYAFSKGNISPEAISVGRSVDGLVMVLLGGIQTLAGPIVGAAVFTWLQDTVARQTDYWQALLGAAILVLVVAFPQGIAGFVRDRFTEAQ
- a CDS encoding ABC transporter ATP-binding protein, translating into MTLLRIDKLSKSFDGVKAVDDVSFSVEAGQLLALIGPNGAGKSTCFNMINGQLKPTSGSIHLDGHDITGRRPRDIWRQGVGRTFQVAATFNSMTVLENMQMALLSHERRTFGFFSRVASSNEDDAMALLDLVGMTAHARRSCAVLAYGDVKRVELAMALSNRPKLLLMDEPTAGMAPEERNALMTLTARLAKERNMGVLFTEHSMDVVFEHADKLVVLARGQLIAEGDADAIRNDARVREVYLGTGASYAPRAVSIDGAAR
- a CDS encoding TetR/AcrR family transcriptional regulator; protein product: MTKTKPRNTYRHGDLRRALIDAGIQLAREGGPDAIVLREATRRAGVVPNAAYRHFENRDALLSAVRSAALSSVAEAMEEELAARPKKRRRADAARAGLRAIGAGYLRFAQAETGLFRTAFAAAQAEWREHDEPYGVGPSGLDPFQLLSRALDEMVEAGALDTRRRPDAEYLAWSAVHGFALLLIEGPLQGLGAESVEPLAARLLSMVENGL
- a CDS encoding ABC transporter substrate-binding protein, with the translated sequence MIHQAGKVLRASVAALAAVATCAAHADSIKIGEINSYKAQPAFLMPYRNGWNLALEQINAAGGINGNKLEVVSRDDNGNPGDTVRVAQELVSREQVKLLFGGYLSNTGLALADYAKQRHIFFLAAEPLTDKIVWQDGNKYTYRLRPSTYMQVAMLVPEAAKLKKKRWALVYPNYEYGQSAVATFKRLLKAAQPDVEFVAEQATPLGSVDAGAVTQALADAKPDAIFNVLFSADLGKFVREGNTRGLFKDRAVVSLLTGEPDYLDPLGAEAPVGWIVTGYPWYAIDTPANKQFVAAYQAKYHDYPRLGSVVGYTAMMSLANGLRKAGSTDADKLAAAFKGLPVNTPFGPIVYRKQDNQSTMGAYVGVTARKDGKGVMTSFRYIDGASVQPSDEEVRKLRPAD